The following are from one region of the Nicotiana tabacum cultivar K326 chromosome 3, ASM71507v2, whole genome shotgun sequence genome:
- the LOC107795474 gene encoding uncharacterized protein LOC107795474, whose product MCTCLLALSHPTRNLMQRVIHNTNFSIQLISMYKRKNVLRSSPYQIKSESDKMMAELFIKQAKLYSKGRPSYPEELFNFISSKTPCHNLAWDVGTGNGQAAESKRVVATDTSPKQLQYATRLPNVRYVCTSPKMSMAEVESKIGAKSSVDLITIAAALHWFDLPTFYQQVKWVLKKPNGVIAAWSYTTPRVNSSVDTVFDQFYYNDAGPYWESPRNLVDEKYKTIDFPFEPVDDCGHNGPFQFKIERAMYLDSYFTYLKSLSAYQTAKEKGVELLTNDVVDKFNSAWDESQKL is encoded by the exons ATGTGCACGTGTTTATTAGCTCTAAGTCACCCTACCCGCAACCTAATGCAGAGAGTTATACACAACAccaatttttccattcagctaatCTCCATGTATAAAAGGAAAAATGTCTTAAGATCTTCTCCATATCAAATTAAGAGCGAGAGTGACAAAATGATGGCAGAATTGTTCATTAAGCAGGCAAAACTGTATTCTAAGGGTCGGCCAAGTTACCCGGAAGAATTGTTCAATTTCATTTCTTCAAAGACACCTTGTCATAACCTTGCTTGGGATGTTGGCACTGGTAATGGCCAGGCTGCTGAATCT AAGAGAGTAGTTGCCACAGACACAAGTCCTAAGCAGTTGCAATATGCAACCAGGTTACCTAATGTTCGATACGTTTGTACCTCTCCCAAGATGTCAATGGCTGAAGTCGAAAGCAAAATAGGAGCAAAGTCAAGTGTAGATTTGATAACAATTGCTGCAGCACTGCATTGGTTTGATCTCCCAACTTTCTACCAACAAGTGAAATGGGTGCTCAAGAAACCAAATGGAGTAATCGCTGCCTGGTCCTACACTACGCCACGAGTAAACAGCTCAGTGGATACAGTTTTTGATCAATTTTACTATAATGATGCTGGACCTTACTGGGAATCTCCAAGAAATTTGGTGGATGAAAAATACAAAACGATTGATTTCCCATTTGAGCCTGTGGATGATTGTGGTCACAATGGACCGTTCCAGTTCAAGATTGAGAGAGCCATGTATTTGGATTCTTATTTCACATACTTGAAGTCATTGTCAGCTTATCAAACTGCAAAAGAGAAGGGTGTTGAGCTCTTGACTAATGACGTTGTTGACAAATT